The proteins below are encoded in one region of Pleuronectes platessa chromosome 14, fPlePla1.1, whole genome shotgun sequence:
- the LOC128455784 gene encoding sorting nexin-4 isoform X2, which yields MMADSADSADSADSGTNEVAVIGNTDLTSSESENNLINTMVERGTALLRKMEINVTEAEKRTGKNTVNMQETYTVYLIETRPAEAFPEGGQPSAPDTLWRRYSEFELLRNYLLVTYPFVVIPPLPEKRAEFVWHKLSADNLDPDFVERRRVGLENFLLRVASHRVLSDDEIFICFLTEEKKWKDAVLETGFQDKADSRLKSLSAMFRVKNPDQQFTALKHSSDELNTVISQLLRVRAKVADRLYGVYKVHGNYGRVFSEWSAIEKEMGDGLQSAGHHMDTYATSIDDILEEEEHYADQLKEYLFYTDAVRSVCKKQDLIQYELEMAAQDLANKKQQRDELINGTVRIFSLKGMTSKLFGQDSQEQRETKLAALAQSIEEGEEAVMEKNKECREFCKTAWADIELFKEQKDRDLREALISYAIMQISMCKKGIQVWSNAKECFNKM from the exons ATGATGGCTGACTCTGCTGACTCTGCTGACTCCGCTGACTCCGGGACCAACGAAGTGGCTGTGATCGGAAACACCGACCTGACTTCATCTGAATCGGAGAACAACCTCATCAACACG ATGGTGGAACGAGGGACAGCTCTGTTGAGAAAAATGGAGATCAACGTGACGGAGGCAGAGAAGAGAACAGGGAAGAACACGGTGAACATGCAGGAAACCTACACTGTCTACCTCATAGAAACACG GCCAGCTGAAGCTTTCCCAGAGGGAGGACAACCGTCTGCACCCGATACTTTGTGGAGACGCTACAGTGAGTTTGAGCTGCTCAGAAATTATCTCCTGGTCACGTACCCCTTTGTCGTCATCCCTCCACTGCCGGAGAAAAGG GCAGAGTTTGTTTGGCACAAGCTGTCAGCAGATAACCTCGACCCGGACTTTGTCGAGCGACGGAGGGTCGGCCTGGAAAACTTCCTGTTGCGTGTTGCATCACATCGTGTCCTTTCCGATGATGAAATCTTCATCTGCTTTCTCACAGAG GAGAAGAAATGGAAGGATGCGGTTTTGGAGACGGGTTTCCAAGACAAG GCTGATTCCAGACTCAAGTCTCTGAGTGCCATGTTCAGAGTCAAGAACCCAGACCA GCAATTCACAGCACTGAAACACTCCAGTGATGAGCTGAACACAGTCATCTCTCAGTTACTCAGGGTGCGGGCG AAAGTAGCGGACAGGCTGTACGGAGTCTACAAGGTCCACGGTAACTATGGCAGAGTCTTCAG TGAGTGGAGTGCCATAGAGAAAGAGATGGGAGATGGACTACAGAGTGCTGGTCACCACATGGACAC ATATGCTACATCAATAGATGAcattctggaggaggaagagcactATGCAGACCAACTGAAAGAATACCTCTTCTACACTGATGCTGTCAG gtCAGTGTGTAAGAAACAGGACTTGATCCAGTACGAGTTGGAGATGGCAGCTCAGGACCTCGCCAATAAGAAACAGCAGAGGGACGAGCTGATCAACGgg acgGTACGAATCTTTTCTTTGAAAGGGATGACCAGTAAACTCTTTGGCCAGGACAGccaggagcagagggagaccAAGTTGGCAGCCCTGGCGCAGAGtatagaggagggggaggaggccgTCATGGAGAAGAATAAAGAATGTCG AGAGTTTTGCAAAACAGCCTGGGCAGACATCGAACTGTTCAAGGAGCAGAAGGACAGAGATTTGCGTGAGGCACTAATCAGCTATGCCATTATGCAGATCAGCATGTGCAAGAAG GGAATCCAGGTGTGGTCCAACGCCAAGGAGTGTTTCAATAAAATGTGA
- the LOC128455784 gene encoding sorting nexin-4 isoform X3, with protein MVERGTALLRKMEINVTEAEKRTGKNTVNMQETYTVYLIETRPAEAFPEGGQPSAPDTLWRRYSEFELLRNYLLVTYPFVVIPPLPEKRAEFVWHKLSADNLDPDFVERRRVGLENFLLRVASHRVLSDDEIFICFLTEEKKWKDAVLETGFQDKADSRLKSLSAMFRVKNPDQQFTALKHSSDELNTVISQLLRVRAKVADRLYGVYKVHGNYGRVFSEWSAIEKEMGDGLQSAGHHMDTYATSIDDILEEEEHYADQLKEYLFYTDAVRSVCKKQDLIQYELEMAAQDLANKKQQRDELINGTVRIFSLKGMTSKLFGQDSQEQRETKLAALAQSIEEGEEAVMEKNKECREFCKTAWADIELFKEQKDRDLREALISYAIMQISMCKKGIQVWSNAKECFNKIHTCTPTLI; from the exons ATGGTGGAACGAGGGACAGCTCTGTTGAGAAAAATGGAGATCAACGTGACGGAGGCAGAGAAGAGAACAGGGAAGAACACGGTGAACATGCAGGAAACCTACACTGTCTACCTCATAGAAACACG GCCAGCTGAAGCTTTCCCAGAGGGAGGACAACCGTCTGCACCCGATACTTTGTGGAGACGCTACAGTGAGTTTGAGCTGCTCAGAAATTATCTCCTGGTCACGTACCCCTTTGTCGTCATCCCTCCACTGCCGGAGAAAAGG GCAGAGTTTGTTTGGCACAAGCTGTCAGCAGATAACCTCGACCCGGACTTTGTCGAGCGACGGAGGGTCGGCCTGGAAAACTTCCTGTTGCGTGTTGCATCACATCGTGTCCTTTCCGATGATGAAATCTTCATCTGCTTTCTCACAGAG GAGAAGAAATGGAAGGATGCGGTTTTGGAGACGGGTTTCCAAGACAAG GCTGATTCCAGACTCAAGTCTCTGAGTGCCATGTTCAGAGTCAAGAACCCAGACCA GCAATTCACAGCACTGAAACACTCCAGTGATGAGCTGAACACAGTCATCTCTCAGTTACTCAGGGTGCGGGCG AAAGTAGCGGACAGGCTGTACGGAGTCTACAAGGTCCACGGTAACTATGGCAGAGTCTTCAG TGAGTGGAGTGCCATAGAGAAAGAGATGGGAGATGGACTACAGAGTGCTGGTCACCACATGGACAC ATATGCTACATCAATAGATGAcattctggaggaggaagagcactATGCAGACCAACTGAAAGAATACCTCTTCTACACTGATGCTGTCAG gtCAGTGTGTAAGAAACAGGACTTGATCCAGTACGAGTTGGAGATGGCAGCTCAGGACCTCGCCAATAAGAAACAGCAGAGGGACGAGCTGATCAACGgg acgGTACGAATCTTTTCTTTGAAAGGGATGACCAGTAAACTCTTTGGCCAGGACAGccaggagcagagggagaccAAGTTGGCAGCCCTGGCGCAGAGtatagaggagggggaggaggccgTCATGGAGAAGAATAAAGAATGTCG AGAGTTTTGCAAAACAGCCTGGGCAGACATCGAACTGTTCAAGGAGCAGAAGGACAGAGATTTGCGTGAGGCACTAATCAGCTATGCCATTATGCAGATCAGCATGTGCAAGAAG GGAATCCAGGTGTGGTCCAACGCCAAGGAGTGTTTCAATAAAAT acacacatgcacgcccACATTAATTTAG
- the LOC128455785 gene encoding golgin subfamily A member 6-like protein 24: MTTSQDCSTSRKPGTQLDQSTAERIMSLEDNRSNSNMEPNSVNTMEDLLQQVKGLKSSNMKLSLENQALQEVQRELKSKLKTMDMMLILKEDVDRERDKVIHTFQSENTALVDKNDELMAKLRTAQSQIRDCKTACNLRVDYLEGLIWRGQSENSVCSKRTKELESLVEATEKKWLNVQEDFQNNVELTEKLRAMQTRIHQLESDSDLKVNTLEDQLRSEQVEKETCLQRTKELESLVETTEKKWLNMQEDSPQKVQKMEEDIKLLIVKSIKLQELALMSDSDKARKSEEERKVQKKQEKTEKVQREMKLKEREKQEKKKQQRIAKELIEKLRGRKSMRR; encoded by the exons ATGACAACAAGTCAAGACTGCTCTACAAGTCGGAAACCAGGAACACAACTCGATCAGTCAACAGCTGAGAGAATCATGAGTCTAGAAGACAACCGCTCCAACAGCAACATGGAGCCCAACTCAGTGAATACAATGGAGGACCTCCTACAACAAGTGAAAGGCTTAAAGTCAAGTAATATGAAGCTGTCGCTGGAGAACCAAGCTCTTCAGGAGGTACAGAGAGAACTAAAGTCCAAGCTGAAGACAATGGACATGATGTTGATCCTGAAGGAGGATGTCGACAGGGAAAGAGATAAAGTAATCCATACTTTCCAAAGTGAAAACACCGCGCTGGTCGATAAGAATGATGAGCTCATGGCCAAACTGAGGACCGCACAGAGTCAGATCCGAGATTGCAAGACTGCCTGTAACCTCAGAGTCGACTACCTCGAGGGTCTGATATGGAGGGGGCAGTCGGAGAATTCCGTCTGCTCTAAAAgaaccaaggagctggagagcctggttgaagccacagagaagaagtggctcaacgtgcaggaggacTTTCAAAATAACGTTGAGCTCACGGAAAAACTGAGGGCCATGCAGACTCGGATCCATCAGCTTGAGTCTGACTCGGACCTTAAAGTCAACACTCTGGAGGATCAGCTCAGGagtgagcaggtggagaaagagacctGCCTTCAAAgaaccaaggagctggagagcctGGTTGAAACCACAGAGAAAAAGTGGCTCAACATGCAGGAGGACTCACCACAAAAAGtccagaagatggaggaggatattAAGCTCCTCATCGTGAAGTCTATTAAGCTTCAG gagCTGGCCCTCATGTCAGACAGCGACAAAGCCAGAAAaagtgaggaagaaagaaaagttcagaagaagcaggagaagacagagaaagtacaacgagagatgaagctgaaagagagggaaaagcaggaaaagaagaagcagcagaggatAGCGAAAGAACTAATAGAGAagctgagagggaggaagagcatGAGAAGATAA
- the si:ch211-39i22.1 gene encoding brain acid soluble protein 1 isoform X1, giving the protein MMSYLWILLLGSLLATSAKAQEEEAAPEIPAPDAAAGPEVNAEPEETAAEEIQPSVSAPESDAEPEAGAEEPEAPATEDAEPAAPAAEETEEATPAADAAEDAEPAAPAAEDTEAAAPVAPAAEDAEPAAPAAGDEEEEATAAADAEAEAAATTQEPEADPEVKVPEVQAPEAEAPTTDVEEESTAGSDTTAAPVESGHVDEATPATDVAAEDNQELPTDPAADSKPDVPIVEEKILPAVIPAVRAVLPSADNEATKAEAAPVAAQEDADKPHAAEASSGSLAGILCGLAAAAVGSVVGFITYKKKKLCFSNRQEADPEAGRKVDTAEANSDPQVLSNLLNSS; this is encoded by the exons ATGATGTCATACCTGTGGATTCTGCTGTTAGGAAGCCTGCTGGCCACAAGCGCCAAGGCACAAG aggaggaggcagctccTGAGATCCCGGCCCCCGATGCTGCAGCAGGGCCTGAAGTCAACGCGGAACCCgaggaaacagcagcagag GAAATACAACCATCGGTGAGTGCCCCTGAGTCTGATGCTGAGCCTGAAGCTGGAGCTGAGGAACCTGAAGCTCCTGCCACTGAGGACGCTGaaccagcagctcctgcagcggaggagacagaagaagcAACTCCTGCAGCTGATGCAGCTGAGGACGCTGaaccagcagctcctgcagcggAAGACACAGAAGCGGCAGCTCCTGTAGCTCCTGCAGCCGAGGACGCTGaaccagcagctcctgcagctggagatgaggaagaagaggcaactgcagcagcagacgCAGAGGCTGAGGCAGCTGCAACAACACAAG AGCCAGAAGCTGATCCAGAGGTCAAGGTTCCAGAGGTTCAGGCTCCAGAGGCTGAGGCACCAACAACAGACGTAGAGGAGGAATCCACTGCAGGCTCTGATACGACAGCTGCTCCGGTGGAG AGTGGACACGTTGATGAAGCCACACCAGCAACAGACGTAGCTGCAGAAGATAATCAGGAACTACCAACTGATCCGGCCGCCGATTCAAAACCAGATGTTCCCATTGTTGAGGAAAAGATTTTGCCGGCTGTCATACCAGCAGTCAGGGCCGTTCTCCCTTCAG CAGATAATGAGGCAACTAAAGCGGAAGCAG cACCTGTTGCTGCCCAAGAAGATG CAGACAAGCCACATGCTGCAG AAGCCAGCTCCGGCTCCTTAGCAGGCATCCTGTGTGGACTCGCTGCGGCTGCTGTGGGATCAGTCGTCGGATTCATCACctataagaagaagaagctgtgcTTCAGCAATAGACAGG AAGCTGATCCAGAGGCAGGCCGCAAAGTCGACACAGCCGAGGCCAACTCAGATCCGCAGG TCCTTAGCAACCTGCTGAACTCCTCCTAG
- the si:ch211-39i22.1 gene encoding brain acid soluble protein 1 isoform X4 gives MMSYLWILLLGSLLATSAKAQEEEAAPEIPAPDAAAGPEVNAEPEETAAEEIQPSVSAPESDAEPEAGAEEPEAPATEDAEPAAPAAEETEEATPAADAAEDAEPAAPAAEDTEAAAPVAPAAEDAEPAAPAAGDEEEEATAAADAEAEAAATTQEPEADPEVKVPEVQAPEAEAPTTDVEEESTAGSDTTAAPVESGHVDEATPATDVAAEDNQELPTDPAADSKPDVPIVEEKILPAVIPAVRAVLPSDNEATKAEAAPVAAQEDDKPHAAEASSGSLAGILCGLAAAAVGSVVGFITYKKKKLCFSNRQEADPEAGRKVDTAEANSDPQVLSNLLNSS, from the exons ATGATGTCATACCTGTGGATTCTGCTGTTAGGAAGCCTGCTGGCCACAAGCGCCAAGGCACAAG aggaggaggcagctccTGAGATCCCGGCCCCCGATGCTGCAGCAGGGCCTGAAGTCAACGCGGAACCCgaggaaacagcagcagag GAAATACAACCATCGGTGAGTGCCCCTGAGTCTGATGCTGAGCCTGAAGCTGGAGCTGAGGAACCTGAAGCTCCTGCCACTGAGGACGCTGaaccagcagctcctgcagcggaggagacagaagaagcAACTCCTGCAGCTGATGCAGCTGAGGACGCTGaaccagcagctcctgcagcggAAGACACAGAAGCGGCAGCTCCTGTAGCTCCTGCAGCCGAGGACGCTGaaccagcagctcctgcagctggagatgaggaagaagaggcaactgcagcagcagacgCAGAGGCTGAGGCAGCTGCAACAACACAAG AGCCAGAAGCTGATCCAGAGGTCAAGGTTCCAGAGGTTCAGGCTCCAGAGGCTGAGGCACCAACAACAGACGTAGAGGAGGAATCCACTGCAGGCTCTGATACGACAGCTGCTCCGGTGGAG AGTGGACACGTTGATGAAGCCACACCAGCAACAGACGTAGCTGCAGAAGATAATCAGGAACTACCAACTGATCCGGCCGCCGATTCAAAACCAGATGTTCCCATTGTTGAGGAAAAGATTTTGCCGGCTGTCATACCAGCAGTCAGGGCCGTTCTCCCTTCAG ATAATGAGGCAACTAAAGCGGAAGCAG cACCTGTTGCTGCCCAAGAAGATG ACAAGCCACATGCTGCAG AAGCCAGCTCCGGCTCCTTAGCAGGCATCCTGTGTGGACTCGCTGCGGCTGCTGTGGGATCAGTCGTCGGATTCATCACctataagaagaagaagctgtgcTTCAGCAATAGACAGG AAGCTGATCCAGAGGCAGGCCGCAAAGTCGACACAGCCGAGGCCAACTCAGATCCGCAGG TCCTTAGCAACCTGCTGAACTCCTCCTAG
- the si:ch211-39i22.1 gene encoding brain acid soluble protein 1 isoform X3, translating to MMSYLWILLLGSLLATSAKAQEEEAAPEIPAPDAAAGPEVNAEPEETAAEEIQPSVSAPESDAEPEAGAEEPEAPATEDAEPAAPAAEETEEATPAADAAEDAEPAAPAAEDTEAAAPVAPAAEDAEPAAPAAGDEEEEATAAADAEAEAAATTQEPEADPEVKVPEVQAPEAEAPTTDVEEESTAGSDTTAAPVESGHVDEATPATDVAAEDNQELPTDPAADSKPDVPIVEEKILPAVIPAVRAVLPSADNEATKAEAAPVAAQEDDKPHAAEASSGSLAGILCGLAAAAVGSVVGFITYKKKKLCFSNRQEADPEAGRKVDTAEANSDPQVLSNLLNSS from the exons ATGATGTCATACCTGTGGATTCTGCTGTTAGGAAGCCTGCTGGCCACAAGCGCCAAGGCACAAG aggaggaggcagctccTGAGATCCCGGCCCCCGATGCTGCAGCAGGGCCTGAAGTCAACGCGGAACCCgaggaaacagcagcagag GAAATACAACCATCGGTGAGTGCCCCTGAGTCTGATGCTGAGCCTGAAGCTGGAGCTGAGGAACCTGAAGCTCCTGCCACTGAGGACGCTGaaccagcagctcctgcagcggaggagacagaagaagcAACTCCTGCAGCTGATGCAGCTGAGGACGCTGaaccagcagctcctgcagcggAAGACACAGAAGCGGCAGCTCCTGTAGCTCCTGCAGCCGAGGACGCTGaaccagcagctcctgcagctggagatgaggaagaagaggcaactgcagcagcagacgCAGAGGCTGAGGCAGCTGCAACAACACAAG AGCCAGAAGCTGATCCAGAGGTCAAGGTTCCAGAGGTTCAGGCTCCAGAGGCTGAGGCACCAACAACAGACGTAGAGGAGGAATCCACTGCAGGCTCTGATACGACAGCTGCTCCGGTGGAG AGTGGACACGTTGATGAAGCCACACCAGCAACAGACGTAGCTGCAGAAGATAATCAGGAACTACCAACTGATCCGGCCGCCGATTCAAAACCAGATGTTCCCATTGTTGAGGAAAAGATTTTGCCGGCTGTCATACCAGCAGTCAGGGCCGTTCTCCCTTCAG CAGATAATGAGGCAACTAAAGCGGAAGCAG cACCTGTTGCTGCCCAAGAAGATG ACAAGCCACATGCTGCAG AAGCCAGCTCCGGCTCCTTAGCAGGCATCCTGTGTGGACTCGCTGCGGCTGCTGTGGGATCAGTCGTCGGATTCATCACctataagaagaagaagctgtgcTTCAGCAATAGACAGG AAGCTGATCCAGAGGCAGGCCGCAAAGTCGACACAGCCGAGGCCAACTCAGATCCGCAGG TCCTTAGCAACCTGCTGAACTCCTCCTAG
- the si:ch211-39i22.1 gene encoding brain acid soluble protein 1 isoform X2 has translation MMSYLWILLLGSLLATSAKAQEEEAAPEIPAPDAAAGPEVNAEPEETAAEEIQPSVSAPESDAEPEAGAEEPEAPATEDAEPAAPAAEETEEATPAADAAEDAEPAAPAAEDTEAAAPVAPAAEDAEPAAPAAGDEEEEATAAADAEAEAAATTQEPEADPEVKVPEVQAPEAEAPTTDVEEESTAGSDTTAAPVESGHVDEATPATDVAAEDNQELPTDPAADSKPDVPIVEEKILPAVIPAVRAVLPSDNEATKAEAAPVAAQEDADKPHAAEASSGSLAGILCGLAAAAVGSVVGFITYKKKKLCFSNRQEADPEAGRKVDTAEANSDPQVLSNLLNSS, from the exons ATGATGTCATACCTGTGGATTCTGCTGTTAGGAAGCCTGCTGGCCACAAGCGCCAAGGCACAAG aggaggaggcagctccTGAGATCCCGGCCCCCGATGCTGCAGCAGGGCCTGAAGTCAACGCGGAACCCgaggaaacagcagcagag GAAATACAACCATCGGTGAGTGCCCCTGAGTCTGATGCTGAGCCTGAAGCTGGAGCTGAGGAACCTGAAGCTCCTGCCACTGAGGACGCTGaaccagcagctcctgcagcggaggagacagaagaagcAACTCCTGCAGCTGATGCAGCTGAGGACGCTGaaccagcagctcctgcagcggAAGACACAGAAGCGGCAGCTCCTGTAGCTCCTGCAGCCGAGGACGCTGaaccagcagctcctgcagctggagatgaggaagaagaggcaactgcagcagcagacgCAGAGGCTGAGGCAGCTGCAACAACACAAG AGCCAGAAGCTGATCCAGAGGTCAAGGTTCCAGAGGTTCAGGCTCCAGAGGCTGAGGCACCAACAACAGACGTAGAGGAGGAATCCACTGCAGGCTCTGATACGACAGCTGCTCCGGTGGAG AGTGGACACGTTGATGAAGCCACACCAGCAACAGACGTAGCTGCAGAAGATAATCAGGAACTACCAACTGATCCGGCCGCCGATTCAAAACCAGATGTTCCCATTGTTGAGGAAAAGATTTTGCCGGCTGTCATACCAGCAGTCAGGGCCGTTCTCCCTTCAG ATAATGAGGCAACTAAAGCGGAAGCAG cACCTGTTGCTGCCCAAGAAGATG CAGACAAGCCACATGCTGCAG AAGCCAGCTCCGGCTCCTTAGCAGGCATCCTGTGTGGACTCGCTGCGGCTGCTGTGGGATCAGTCGTCGGATTCATCACctataagaagaagaagctgtgcTTCAGCAATAGACAGG AAGCTGATCCAGAGGCAGGCCGCAAAGTCGACACAGCCGAGGCCAACTCAGATCCGCAGG TCCTTAGCAACCTGCTGAACTCCTCCTAG
- the LOC128455784 gene encoding sorting nexin-4 isoform X1, with translation MMADSADSADSADSGTNEVAVIGNTDLTSSESENNLINTMVERGTALLRKMEINVTEAEKRTGKNTVNMQETYTVYLIETRPAEAFPEGGQPSAPDTLWRRYSEFELLRNYLLVTYPFVVIPPLPEKRAEFVWHKLSADNLDPDFVERRRVGLENFLLRVASHRVLSDDEIFICFLTEEKKWKDAVLETGFQDKADSRLKSLSAMFRVKNPDQQFTALKHSSDELNTVISQLLRVRAKVADRLYGVYKVHGNYGRVFSEWSAIEKEMGDGLQSAGHHMDTYATSIDDILEEEEHYADQLKEYLFYTDAVRSVCKKQDLIQYELEMAAQDLANKKQQRDELINGTVRIFSLKGMTSKLFGQDSQEQRETKLAALAQSIEEGEEAVMEKNKECREFCKTAWADIELFKEQKDRDLREALISYAIMQISMCKKGIQVWSNAKECFNKIHTCTPTLI, from the exons ATGATGGCTGACTCTGCTGACTCTGCTGACTCCGCTGACTCCGGGACCAACGAAGTGGCTGTGATCGGAAACACCGACCTGACTTCATCTGAATCGGAGAACAACCTCATCAACACG ATGGTGGAACGAGGGACAGCTCTGTTGAGAAAAATGGAGATCAACGTGACGGAGGCAGAGAAGAGAACAGGGAAGAACACGGTGAACATGCAGGAAACCTACACTGTCTACCTCATAGAAACACG GCCAGCTGAAGCTTTCCCAGAGGGAGGACAACCGTCTGCACCCGATACTTTGTGGAGACGCTACAGTGAGTTTGAGCTGCTCAGAAATTATCTCCTGGTCACGTACCCCTTTGTCGTCATCCCTCCACTGCCGGAGAAAAGG GCAGAGTTTGTTTGGCACAAGCTGTCAGCAGATAACCTCGACCCGGACTTTGTCGAGCGACGGAGGGTCGGCCTGGAAAACTTCCTGTTGCGTGTTGCATCACATCGTGTCCTTTCCGATGATGAAATCTTCATCTGCTTTCTCACAGAG GAGAAGAAATGGAAGGATGCGGTTTTGGAGACGGGTTTCCAAGACAAG GCTGATTCCAGACTCAAGTCTCTGAGTGCCATGTTCAGAGTCAAGAACCCAGACCA GCAATTCACAGCACTGAAACACTCCAGTGATGAGCTGAACACAGTCATCTCTCAGTTACTCAGGGTGCGGGCG AAAGTAGCGGACAGGCTGTACGGAGTCTACAAGGTCCACGGTAACTATGGCAGAGTCTTCAG TGAGTGGAGTGCCATAGAGAAAGAGATGGGAGATGGACTACAGAGTGCTGGTCACCACATGGACAC ATATGCTACATCAATAGATGAcattctggaggaggaagagcactATGCAGACCAACTGAAAGAATACCTCTTCTACACTGATGCTGTCAG gtCAGTGTGTAAGAAACAGGACTTGATCCAGTACGAGTTGGAGATGGCAGCTCAGGACCTCGCCAATAAGAAACAGCAGAGGGACGAGCTGATCAACGgg acgGTACGAATCTTTTCTTTGAAAGGGATGACCAGTAAACTCTTTGGCCAGGACAGccaggagcagagggagaccAAGTTGGCAGCCCTGGCGCAGAGtatagaggagggggaggaggccgTCATGGAGAAGAATAAAGAATGTCG AGAGTTTTGCAAAACAGCCTGGGCAGACATCGAACTGTTCAAGGAGCAGAAGGACAGAGATTTGCGTGAGGCACTAATCAGCTATGCCATTATGCAGATCAGCATGTGCAAGAAG GGAATCCAGGTGTGGTCCAACGCCAAGGAGTGTTTCAATAAAAT acacacatgcacgcccACATTAATTTAG